A portion of the Paenibacillus marchantiae genome contains these proteins:
- a CDS encoding DUF4127 family protein, whose amino-acid sequence MKTVLYVPLDDRPANLDDVVVQGKAAGIHIITPHLGDIQNRLDSEKTVEGTTLLGTSTPTYGKPSNIHNFILKNAAKVDGFIISSDMLAYGGLIGSRQLREDGGGTYPDYDQDTTRLLDVIKTIKEKYPCKPVFVMDTIMRLATTSFADGLALDAYNESRALMQQPRRSFTAFEDIVNGYNLSPESTEYGETTYFNKEQYYNARQHKFKTNLYILDKLARKGYIDFLAVGVDDANTQGVQINEINYVEARINEWLGGTDGQNPERAIILPDADGLGHALVARMANQLLRGGKKTRYEVKYFGPHGSTIINAYEYMNVHENVVRHVDIVGGVVVTDTTPDVENGNELTNATSVNEASSFDMASELDRMTNRHPGKPGKKPVNIEIVAITALDQVQAAVAQLTSNSEKGLPSVLIDFVGKGPANVDVAEALLNSPYTGRVLGYSAWNTPGNKIGMAVGMGQSRYALITTETHTHALRDAMNAQGSLLFKRFLKDYYYKAVAIADIRTYSRAHALYTNVATLADQNMVLFNSEEDYAHLQTLLRDLMQTHTTALANKTAFAQGYVAIKQICNGEAAYAEYCSALLDYANPDFIWGRAFEITLNPKVTLK is encoded by the coding sequence ATGAAAACAGTATTGTATGTTCCACTGGATGATCGTCCAGCGAATCTGGATGACGTCGTTGTACAAGGAAAAGCAGCCGGTATCCATATCATTACACCGCACCTGGGTGACATTCAAAATCGTCTGGATTCCGAGAAAACGGTAGAAGGCACCACATTGCTTGGAACGTCTACACCTACGTATGGGAAACCGTCCAATATTCATAATTTCATTTTGAAAAATGCGGCTAAAGTGGATGGCTTCATCATCTCTTCGGATATGCTGGCTTATGGTGGTCTGATCGGCAGTCGTCAGCTTCGTGAAGATGGAGGCGGAACATATCCTGATTACGATCAGGACACCACCCGTTTGCTCGATGTGATCAAAACCATTAAAGAGAAATATCCATGTAAACCGGTGTTTGTGATGGATACCATTATGCGACTCGCCACCACCTCATTTGCAGATGGTCTCGCATTGGATGCCTACAACGAGTCACGTGCACTGATGCAGCAGCCACGCCGGTCCTTTACGGCATTCGAGGATATTGTGAACGGGTACAACCTTTCTCCAGAGTCTACGGAATATGGGGAAACGACGTATTTTAATAAAGAACAGTACTACAACGCCAGACAACATAAATTCAAAACGAATCTGTACATTCTGGATAAGCTTGCTCGCAAAGGATATATCGACTTCCTCGCCGTAGGCGTCGACGATGCGAATACGCAAGGCGTTCAGATTAATGAGATCAATTATGTGGAAGCACGAATCAATGAATGGCTCGGTGGGACGGATGGACAAAATCCCGAACGGGCGATTATCCTTCCAGATGCGGATGGCCTGGGTCACGCGCTGGTGGCACGTATGGCTAACCAACTGCTTCGTGGTGGGAAGAAGACGCGTTATGAAGTGAAATATTTTGGCCCGCATGGTTCCACGATTATCAATGCCTATGAATATATGAATGTGCACGAGAATGTGGTGCGTCATGTGGATATTGTTGGTGGTGTGGTTGTAACGGATACAACTCCCGATGTGGAAAATGGAAATGAATTAACGAATGCTACATCTGTGAATGAAGCTTCTTCGTTTGATATGGCGTCTGAGTTGGATCGCATGACGAACCGTCATCCAGGCAAACCGGGTAAAAAACCGGTGAACATTGAGATTGTTGCCATTACGGCGCTGGATCAGGTGCAGGCGGCTGTGGCGCAATTGACGAGTAATAGTGAGAAGGGGCTGCCTTCGGTCCTGATTGATTTTGTAGGAAAAGGTCCAGCCAACGTCGATGTAGCCGAAGCACTCCTGAACAGTCCGTATACGGGTCGGGTTCTGGGTTACAGTGCATGGAATACGCCGGGGAACAAAATCGGTATGGCTGTGGGTATGGGACAATCCCGTTATGCTCTGATTACAACAGAAACCCATACCCATGCGTTGCGAGATGCCATGAATGCACAGGGGTCATTGTTGTTCAAACGTTTCCTGAAAGATTACTACTACAAAGCAGTAGCAATTGCAGATATCCGTACGTATTCCAGAGCACATGCGCTCTATACCAATGTGGCAACTCTAGCGGATCAGAATATGGTGTTGTTTAACTCAGAAGAAGATTATGCTCATTTGCAGACTTTACTCAGGGATCTGATGCAGACCCACACCACGGCACTGGCGAACAAAACAGCATTTGCTCAAGGGTACGTAGCGATAAAGCAAATCTGTAATGGGGAAGCAGCTTATGCGGAGTATTGCAGTGCACTGCTGGATTATGCGAACCCCGATTTCATCTGGGGACGTGCGTTTGAGATCACGTTGAATCCGAAAGTTACGCTGAAATAG
- a CDS encoding phage tail sheath family protein, whose product MAGGTWEQTNRPVLPGLYMNFQAAASSAIQAGNRGTVVVPIKANWGPVGTFVEVGSETAIERVFSAHALDNGTAYTSLKLALLGGPKKLLAYRVAGESAKAATLTLKDSSDAAVLQLDAKYPGDRGNGFYVTIQPGVIDNTKHEVRLFEGNRMLYALLTADISAASLAKEINADESNIWINAQAIGEGTGVVATVAGAAFKGGASGNDGLTNAEYIAVQGALEGEQFDVLALDHAADAPLLASFAAWVKRVRNEGKPVMAVFGGTTADDTSATAAQKAAARSLTLNHEGVINVGTGVRLGDAFYSSAETSAYVAGLIAGQRLNESTTYAPSPFDDVTRRWTRAEQEQAVQNGVFIFFHDGRQVKALRGVNTLVTPAAGQNNAWKKIRSIRVMDAINTDLQRSAEDTYIGKVNNTEEGRQALIGAMKAYLALLAQSNVIEAEGYDVVLDPAYYGAAPILKPEADQVFLQWNVKLTDVMEQLFGTFYVQ is encoded by the coding sequence ATGGCAGGCGGAACTTGGGAGCAAACGAATCGTCCGGTACTTCCGGGCTTATATATGAATTTTCAGGCGGCGGCGTCTTCGGCCATTCAGGCTGGTAATCGCGGAACGGTTGTTGTGCCGATCAAGGCCAACTGGGGTCCGGTGGGCACTTTTGTAGAAGTCGGCAGTGAAACTGCAATTGAGCGTGTTTTCTCGGCGCATGCCCTGGATAACGGGACGGCCTATACATCCTTGAAGCTCGCTCTGCTAGGAGGACCGAAAAAGCTGCTCGCTTATCGGGTAGCCGGAGAATCGGCGAAAGCAGCTACGCTTACGCTGAAAGACAGCAGTGATGCAGCCGTTCTGCAACTGGACGCCAAGTATCCGGGTGACCGAGGTAACGGGTTCTATGTCACCATTCAACCGGGTGTAATTGATAATACGAAGCATGAAGTGCGCTTGTTTGAAGGCAACCGTATGCTGTATGCACTGCTGACTGCGGATATTTCGGCAGCGTCGCTGGCGAAAGAGATCAACGCGGATGAAAGCAACATTTGGATTAACGCGCAGGCGATTGGCGAGGGTACAGGTGTTGTTGCAACCGTTGCGGGAGCGGCGTTCAAAGGTGGTGCAAGTGGCAACGATGGACTGACCAATGCGGAGTATATCGCCGTGCAGGGCGCGCTGGAAGGTGAGCAATTTGACGTTTTGGCACTGGATCATGCGGCGGATGCACCTTTGCTGGCGAGCTTTGCAGCTTGGGTGAAACGTGTGCGCAATGAGGGTAAACCCGTGATGGCTGTATTCGGTGGTACTACGGCAGACGATACCTCTGCGACTGCAGCACAGAAGGCGGCGGCACGTTCACTCACATTGAATCATGAGGGTGTAATCAATGTTGGTACGGGTGTGCGCTTGGGAGATGCATTCTACAGCTCGGCGGAAACGTCTGCTTATGTCGCGGGTCTGATCGCAGGACAACGTCTGAATGAATCCACCACATACGCACCTTCTCCGTTCGATGACGTGACGCGTCGCTGGACTCGTGCAGAACAGGAGCAGGCGGTACAGAATGGCGTATTTATTTTCTTCCATGATGGACGTCAGGTGAAGGCGCTTCGCGGAGTGAATACACTCGTGACCCCTGCTGCAGGACAGAATAATGCCTGGAAAAAAATCCGTTCCATTCGTGTGATGGATGCAATTAATACGGATTTGCAGCGCTCTGCTGAAGATACGTATATCGGTAAAGTAAACAATACGGAAGAAGGACGTCAGGCGCTGATCGGTGCGATGAAAGCCTATCTGGCGCTGCTCGCACAGAGCAATGTCATTGAAGCTGAGGGATACGATGTCGTTCTTGACCCGGCGTATTATGGTGCTGCACCCATTCTCAAGCCGGAGGCGGATCAGGTATTCCTGCAATGGAATGTGAAGCTGACGGATGTAATGGAGCAGTTGTTTGGAACGTTTTACGTGCAATAA